A window of Nitratireductor kimnyeongensis genomic DNA:
CCGTCCTCCAACCCGGTCACCGTGGACACGGTGACACGCGGTGATCGGCTGGCTCGGCTGGCCCGCCAACAGCACCCGCGCATCCTGCAGACCTATGGCGGCGAATATTCCGACGCGAAGCTCGAGCGAATGGTGGCCAAGGTCGTCGGCTCGCTGACGTTGGACGAACAAAACACTGGCGCCGCCTATCGGATCACGATACTCAATTCACCGAACGTGAACGCTTTTGCCCTCCCCGGCGGCTATCTTTATGTCACACGCGGGCTTTTAGCGCTTGCCAACGATTCGGCGGAGCTTGCTGCTGTCCTGGCGCATGAAATGGCACATGTCACAGCCAATCATGGCATTGAGCGACAGAAACTCGAAGCGGAAGAAAAATTCGCTTCAAAAGTGGTGAATGAAGTGGTCGGCGGACGCGATCAGGCGGCTCAGGCCGCGCTGGTGCGCGGCAAACTGCGACTTGCCCAGTTCTCCCGCAATCAGGAACTTGAAGCTGATCGCATCGGTATCCAGACAACCGCCCATGCTGGGTTTGACGCCTTCGCGGCGGCACGCTTTCTCCAGGCGATGGATGCTTATCAAGGCTTTCGCAGCATCAGCGGCGCGACCGATGCCAGCCTCGACTTTCTGGCAAGTCACCCAAATGCGCCGCGCCGTATCGAGCTCGCGCAGCGCCATGCCCGCGAACTGCAGCAACCCAACGCGGCAGGGACGAGGGATCGCGAAGCCTTCCTTGCCGGCATTGATGGCATGATCTATGGCGATTCTCCGGAAGAGGGTTTCGTCCGCGGACGCGACTTTCTTCATCCGGGGCTGGGCGTCGCCTTCCGTGTACCGCAGGGGTTCATCATCGACAACTCGGCAAAGGCTGTTACCGCCGTCGGACCTGAAGACATTGCGGTCCGTTTTGATGGCGCCACCGTTCCGCAGGGTACATCCCTGACAGATTACCTGACGAGTGGATGGGTGGCCGGTTTGGAGCCTGAAACAATCCGAACTCTGACCATCAACGGCTATCCGGCTGCCAATGGTCGCGCGAGCGCCGATGGATGGCAGTTTGATGTCACGGTGATCCGCTCGGGCGGGCAGGTTTATCGCC
This region includes:
- a CDS encoding M48 family metalloprotease — protein: MNFLPPARSSSRKTVLALTLTALLSGCQMIPTDTGSFMPSSNPVTVDTVTRGDRLARLARQQHPRILQTYGGEYSDAKLERMVAKVVGSLTLDEQNTGAAYRITILNSPNVNAFALPGGYLYVTRGLLALANDSAELAAVLAHEMAHVTANHGIERQKLEAEEKFASKVVNEVVGGRDQAAQAALVRGKLRLAQFSRNQELEADRIGIQTTAHAGFDAFAAARFLQAMDAYQGFRSISGATDASLDFLASHPNAPRRIELAQRHARELQQPNAAGTRDREAFLAGIDGMIYGDSPEEGFVRGRDFLHPGLGVAFRVPQGFIIDNSAKAVTAVGPEDIAVRFDGATVPQGTSLTDYLTSGWVAGLEPETIRTLTINGYPAANGRASADGWQFDVTVIRSGGQVYRLLTAAPATSGDLERVANSVGQSFRVLNQAERAALTPLRIRVVTVQPGETLASLAARMRGVDRKVELFRLLNALGPGASPAAGTRVKIVTDQ